The following are from one region of the Methanospirillum hungatei genome:
- a CDS encoding methyl-accepting chemotaxis protein — MIQFFSNMKVGTKILVISLFLAIIPTLLLGVVSYTSSTNVINEQIETLLKTQVQDMKGWTNDVYKLTRNKVNSDLNVLRQNFYAKGSPEIINNNMTLIDKNGKPFVVNGNFEIVDGVRDLVGGAATVFQVVNTTYAVRISTNVKGTDGERAVGTHLTDNVYEVAVKEGETYYGRRDLFGVNYVTAYEPIRDRNGTVIGVLFVGTEEEQTLDVVKKSIRDTVVGTNGYMYVLDSNGIVLVHPTQDGANWSQMGYVQEMLEKKDGAIIHQVNGTTVLDAYTYFEPLDWYIVSRAEMSDFDGPIDTIRNTILAIVVASIVLGAVIAFLFGRSIAEPLQQVVVMIKELRNGHLSARLNIRREDEIGIMAATMDEFADDLQTNVVGNIVKIANGEYIQEFTGPVDEHDQIRPSLRLLVESLDHLHKETIKLTDAARAGDLSIRGDERAFRGGYRMIIAGFNKTLETITEPVNEAMRLAGCYASGDFTARFDEKIPVAGEFVAYRNALNTIGIELSRLMKLITEELFEGVSVLSVASSEILTVTSQLSSASSQTAETVNETSDTAETVRKKTDLVNLKTKSMSEKAMKAIEVSETGQQSVQEILDGMNHIQRQMDMISMNVVKLSEQSQAIGEIIATVTDISEQSNLLAVNASIEAAKAGDFGKGFAVVAHEIHNLAQQSKQATGTIRTILTDIQRGVSSTVVSAERGSNTVADAVRLTTDARKAIEVLTRSIADSSHEAIEITASIQDQVAGMDQISGAIENIRSAAQKNLEITHKAEKTAEDLHELGIRLKKITLQYQV, encoded by the coding sequence ATGATTCAGTTTTTTTCTAATATGAAAGTCGGCACAAAAATATTGGTAATTTCTCTGTTTCTTGCAATTATTCCAACATTACTCCTGGGTGTGGTATCGTACACCAGCTCTACCAATGTGATTAACGAGCAGATAGAGACGCTTTTAAAAACACAGGTCCAGGATATGAAGGGATGGACCAATGATGTCTATAAACTCACCAGAAACAAGGTCAATAGTGATCTGAATGTGCTCAGGCAGAACTTCTATGCCAAAGGATCACCGGAGATTATCAATAATAACATGACTCTGATAGACAAAAACGGAAAACCATTTGTCGTGAATGGAAATTTCGAGATAGTCGACGGGGTCCGGGACCTGGTGGGTGGTGCTGCTACTGTCTTCCAGGTCGTAAATACCACTTATGCGGTCAGAATATCGACCAATGTCAAGGGAACAGATGGGGAACGTGCCGTTGGGACTCACCTTACTGATAATGTCTATGAAGTAGCGGTGAAAGAAGGTGAGACCTATTATGGAAGAAGGGACCTGTTCGGGGTGAATTATGTCACCGCATATGAACCTATCCGGGATCGGAATGGTACGGTCATCGGAGTATTATTTGTCGGAACTGAGGAAGAACAGACATTAGATGTTGTAAAAAAGAGTATCCGTGATACGGTTGTCGGCACAAACGGATACATGTATGTTCTGGACAGTAATGGGATTGTACTTGTTCACCCGACGCAGGATGGTGCAAACTGGTCCCAGATGGGATATGTCCAGGAGATGCTTGAGAAAAAAGACGGAGCCATCATCCACCAGGTAAACGGAACAACGGTTTTGGATGCATATACCTACTTTGAACCACTTGACTGGTACATTGTTTCACGGGCGGAGATGTCTGATTTTGACGGTCCTATTGATACCATTCGAAACACCATCCTCGCTATCGTTGTCGCGTCAATCGTACTCGGTGCGGTCATAGCATTTTTATTTGGCCGGTCAATTGCAGAGCCTCTCCAGCAGGTGGTTGTCATGATCAAAGAACTCCGGAATGGTCATTTATCTGCCAGACTGAATATCAGGCGGGAAGATGAGATCGGTATCATGGCAGCAACGATGGATGAATTTGCCGATGATTTGCAAACAAACGTCGTTGGAAATATAGTCAAAATTGCAAATGGTGAATATATCCAGGAATTTACCGGACCGGTGGATGAGCATGACCAGATACGTCCATCACTCCGGCTTCTTGTTGAGTCGCTTGATCACCTTCATAAAGAGACAATTAAACTGACAGATGCTGCCCGGGCAGGAGATCTCTCCATCCGAGGTGATGAACGGGCATTCCGGGGTGGGTACCGGATGATCATCGCCGGATTTAACAAGACCCTTGAGACCATTACCGAACCAGTGAATGAAGCCATGAGACTTGCCGGGTGTTATGCATCCGGTGACTTTACCGCCCGGTTTGATGAGAAGATACCTGTTGCCGGAGAATTTGTTGCATACAGAAATGCTCTTAATACGATTGGTATTGAGCTTTCCCGGCTCATGAAATTAATAACTGAGGAACTTTTTGAAGGTGTGTCTGTATTATCGGTTGCATCAAGTGAGATTCTGACCGTTACCTCTCAATTATCATCAGCCAGCAGTCAGACTGCAGAAACGGTCAATGAAACTTCTGACACGGCTGAAACGGTTCGGAAAAAGACCGATTTGGTAAACCTGAAGACAAAGTCAATGTCTGAAAAAGCCATGAAGGCGATTGAGGTTTCAGAGACCGGTCAGCAATCTGTTCAGGAAATTCTTGATGGAATGAATCACATTCAAAGACAGATGGATATGATCAGTATGAATGTTGTCAAACTCTCTGAACAAAGCCAGGCTATCGGGGAGATTATTGCAACGGTGACCGATATATCCGAACAATCAAATCTGCTTGCGGTAAATGCGTCAATCGAAGCGGCAAAAGCAGGAGACTTTGGCAAAGGATTTGCTGTGGTCGCTCATGAAATCCATAATCTTGCCCAGCAGTCCAAGCAGGCAACCGGAACAATCAGGACAATATTGACCGATATTCAGCGTGGAGTTTCATCAACCGTGGTCTCTGCAGAAAGAGGATCAAATACGGTTGCAGATGCAGTCAGACTTACAACAGATGCACGAAAGGCGATTGAGGTTCTCACCAGATCTATTGCTGATTCATCTCATGAAGCCATTGAAATTACTGCATCCATACAGGATCAGGTAGCCGGTATGGACCAGATATCAGGTGCAATTGAAAATATCCGGAGTGCTGCCCAGAAGAATCTTGAAATTACACATAAAGCAGAAAAAACAGCAGAAGATCTGCATGAACTCGGTATCAGGTTGAAGAAGATAACCCTCCAGTATCAGGTATAA
- a CDS encoding hybrid sensor histidine kinase/response regulator — translation MTHSDDEFYAVLLATFREDAEELLTGITEGLIKLEEAKESPDPSYIEEVFRKTHSLKGAARAVNLREIESVCLNLENIFSLMKREEFIASAAEFDLFHDSVKSIRNFLAEGERKTPQPVEIVQRLRASLAERKPSERIEDIVLPPMEDVFSEISPFIRKPGSEDKKKIIPLNPDPAAFAAPSTFLEVKPALHSYGQGYGNDMYHGHMMAESGTVRIAAKKLDRLIIGSDDLLSTRLFLTHRMQELEEMMSRFSLWKWNHSLVFNDLHLIRETLFGQNRTALPPELVLFLERVVDFLTYDREFVTNLQHDLAAHIHATDLDRSALEASTTEIVDLIHDAVLVPVSSILTPISGQIRQNSRALGKEVELKSEGGEIEMDRRILDMLKVPLMHLINNSVDHGIEYPDERQEHRKPTRGQIRIKITAHSGSKVEITLSDDGRGIDREKIRQTALGKGLLTQDEALSMSENEAIWLIFRSGLTTSPMITDLSGRGLGLAIVEDTITRMGGEVLVSSELGKGTTFSLILPIRLATLRGLVIRNGTCHYVIPVQQILQVVRVMKDTVESKDVRQMVTYKGEMVPIVWLSEALGNQGCGSGNPQEEVPIVIVAYGAGKIAYAVDEVHQVQEIVVRPLGTQLRRIKRITGAAVLGDGRLALVLDPPELIQEGLRLSGLAPVYQTRAKTSGRVLIVEDSVTSRALLRNTLEKAGFDVITAGDGMEALSKLLEEPVDLVVSDVDMPRMNGFTLTEKIRSDERLSHLPVVLVTALDSREDRDHGLSSGANAYILKGSFERNDLVRTVKGLLR, via the coding sequence ATGACTCATTCGGACGATGAATTCTATGCCGTCCTCCTGGCTACATTCCGGGAGGATGCTGAAGAGCTACTGACCGGAATTACTGAAGGTCTCATCAAACTGGAAGAAGCAAAGGAGAGTCCTGATCCTTCATATATCGAAGAGGTGTTTCGTAAAACTCATAGTCTGAAAGGAGCAGCACGGGCGGTAAATCTCCGGGAGATAGAATCGGTATGTTTAAACCTTGAAAATATCTTCTCCCTGATGAAACGTGAAGAGTTCATCGCATCTGCAGCAGAGTTTGATCTCTTTCATGATTCGGTAAAAAGTATCAGGAATTTCCTAGCTGAAGGAGAACGAAAAACTCCTCAACCGGTTGAGATTGTACAGCGTCTTCGTGCCTCTCTGGCCGAGCGAAAACCATCTGAACGGATAGAGGATATCGTTCTTCCTCCAATGGAGGATGTTTTTTCTGAAATTTCTCCGTTCATTAGAAAACCTGGCAGTGAGGACAAGAAGAAAATAATCCCGCTAAATCCTGATCCTGCTGCTTTTGCTGCTCCAAGTACATTTCTTGAGGTCAAACCCGCTCTCCATTCCTACGGCCAGGGATATGGAAATGATATGTACCATGGTCATATGATGGCTGAATCAGGAACCGTTCGGATTGCCGCGAAAAAACTGGATCGGCTTATTATCGGGTCTGATGACCTATTATCAACTCGTCTTTTCCTGACTCACCGGATGCAGGAACTTGAAGAGATGATGAGTCGGTTTTCTCTGTGGAAATGGAATCACAGCCTGGTCTTTAATGATCTGCATCTTATCAGAGAAACCCTCTTTGGTCAGAACCGGACCGCCCTACCTCCTGAACTGGTACTATTCCTTGAACGGGTTGTGGATTTCTTAACCTATGATCGCGAATTTGTGACAAATCTGCAACACGACCTGGCTGCTCACATTCACGCAACCGACCTTGATAGATCAGCTCTGGAAGCGAGCACTACGGAGATTGTTGATCTTATTCATGACGCAGTTCTAGTACCGGTTTCTAGCATTCTGACACCGATATCCGGACAGATCAGGCAAAATTCCCGGGCTCTTGGAAAGGAAGTTGAATTAAAATCAGAGGGAGGCGAGATCGAAATGGACCGGCGTATCCTTGATATGCTCAAAGTCCCTCTGATGCATCTGATAAATAATAGTGTTGATCATGGGATTGAATATCCTGATGAGCGTCAGGAACATAGGAAACCGACACGTGGTCAGATTCGGATAAAAATCACCGCCCATTCTGGCAGTAAAGTGGAAATCACCCTCTCTGATGATGGTCGGGGAATTGATCGGGAGAAAATCCGTCAGACCGCTTTGGGTAAGGGTCTTCTCACACAAGATGAGGCCCTGTCAATGAGCGAAAATGAAGCAATATGGCTGATATTTCGATCCGGACTTACCACAAGCCCTATGATCACGGATCTCTCTGGACGTGGCCTTGGTCTTGCTATTGTTGAGGATACCATTACCCGTATGGGTGGGGAGGTTCTGGTTTCATCTGAACTTGGTAAAGGAACAACATTTTCTCTTATCCTTCCCATCCGGCTAGCAACGCTTCGTGGGCTTGTTATCAGAAATGGAACCTGTCATTATGTTATTCCAGTTCAACAGATCCTTCAGGTCGTCAGGGTGATGAAAGATACTGTTGAGTCAAAAGATGTCAGGCAGATGGTGACCTACAAAGGAGAAATGGTCCCGATAGTCTGGCTTTCTGAGGCATTGGGAAATCAGGGATGTGGATCCGGAAATCCACAGGAAGAAGTTCCAATAGTTATTGTTGCATATGGTGCCGGAAAAATTGCCTATGCCGTAGATGAAGTGCATCAGGTTCAGGAGATAGTAGTGCGTCCTCTTGGGACCCAATTACGACGGATTAAACGAATAACCGGAGCTGCAGTCCTCGGTGATGGAAGACTTGCCCTCGTTCTTGATCCTCCGGAGTTAATTCAGGAAGGATTACGCCTTTCTGGACTGGCACCGGTGTATCAAACCAGAGCGAAAACATCAGGTCGGGTTTTAATTGTTGAAGATTCAGTAACCTCTCGGGCATTGCTTCGAAATACCCTGGAAAAAGCAGGATTTGATGTCATCACCGCAGGAGACGGGATGGAAGCATTGAGCAAACTCCTTGAGGAGCCTGTAGATCTTGTAGTATCTGATGTGGACATGCCCAGGATGAATGGATTTACTCTCACCGAGAAGATCAGAAGTGATGAACGACTCAGCCATCTCCCGGTTGTATTAGTAACTGCTTTAGATTCACGGGAAGATCGCGATCATGGGCTTTCATCCGGAGCAAATGCATACATACTTAAAGGAAGTTTTGAAAGGAATGATCTGGTACGAACAGTGAAAGGATTATTAAGATAA
- a CDS encoding hybrid sensor histidine kinase/response regulator has protein sequence MNKKRNNSSVFILVVEDNRTQGEYLRYILEKEGYPVTITSNGKEALAAIAQSRPHLILTDVMMPEMDGYELCSAIKKNPDTSNIPVILVTHLFNPVDVIKGLEAGADNFIIKPYTPDVIYTRIMSILQADNTQEPNNNKTPLQVVFSDRSYTIAATRLQIINILLSTYEVAVKNNSDLQVAQEKLHYLNDQMQKTLEELQKKNQELSLENHERKMVETALANANKKLYLMASITCHDLLNQLNSLQGYLELSSLDRDEDPALAWSYVDKATDILGQTITTVKFTKEYTEIGVKSPVWQNCRELVNKSLQHTSLHHVVLENLIPENLEIYADPLIEKVFSNLIENAVRYGETISKIQIRYEYINGVHSIICEDDGTGIPENEKGMIFNYQYGKNTGQGLFLSKEILSITGITIQEMGIFTKGAKFEIICPEDTIRFV, from the coding sequence ATGAATAAAAAGAGAAACAACTCATCAGTGTTCATTCTCGTCGTTGAGGATAACAGGACACAGGGTGAGTATCTGCGGTATATCCTGGAGAAAGAAGGGTACCCGGTAACTATTACATCAAACGGAAAAGAAGCACTGGCGGCTATAGCGCAAAGTCGTCCACATCTTATCCTGACTGATGTAATGATGCCGGAGATGGATGGGTATGAACTCTGTTCAGCCATTAAAAAGAATCCGGATACATCAAATATTCCTGTAATTCTTGTCACTCATTTATTCAATCCGGTTGATGTCATTAAAGGGCTTGAAGCGGGTGCTGACAACTTTATTATCAAACCCTATACTCCTGATGTAATCTATACTCGGATTATGAGCATTCTACAGGCTGATAATACACAAGAACCGAATAATAACAAAACTCCTCTGCAGGTTGTTTTCTCTGATCGCTCCTATACCATAGCAGCAACACGGCTGCAAATCATCAATATCCTTTTGTCAACCTATGAAGTGGCCGTAAAAAATAATAGTGATCTTCAGGTTGCACAGGAAAAACTTCACTATCTGAATGACCAGATGCAGAAAACCCTGGAAGAACTTCAGAAGAAAAACCAGGAACTCTCATTAGAGAATCATGAGCGGAAAATGGTTGAAACGGCATTGGCAAATGCGAACAAAAAGCTCTATCTTATGGCGAGTATTACCTGCCATGACCTTTTAAACCAGTTAAATTCTCTGCAGGGGTATCTGGAATTATCTTCTCTGGATAGAGATGAAGATCCTGCCCTGGCCTGGTCTTATGTTGATAAAGCAACAGATATCCTGGGACAGACGATAACAACTGTAAAATTTACAAAAGAATATACCGAAATCGGTGTAAAATCTCCAGTTTGGCAGAATTGCCGAGAACTTGTGAATAAATCTTTACAACACACCTCCTTGCATCATGTAGTACTTGAAAACCTCATCCCTGAAAATTTAGAGATCTATGCAGATCCACTTATAGAAAAGGTTTTCTCTAATCTTATTGAAAATGCAGTGCGGTATGGAGAGACTATCTCAAAGATTCAAATTAGGTATGAATATATAAATGGCGTTCATTCCATCATCTGTGAAGACGATGGAACTGGTATACCTGAGAATGAAAAAGGGATGATTTTTAACTATCAATATGGAAAAAATACCGGACAGGGACTATTTTTATCGAAAGAAATCCTGTCGATAACTGGTATAACCATTCAAGAGATGGGGATATTCACAAAAGGCGCAAAATTTGAGATCATCTGCCCTGAAGACACCATTAGGTTTGTCTGA
- a CDS encoding divalent metal cation transporter: protein MDNPVQEKRGTYPLPGPGLLIALSSSGWVGLLSLISFGADSGYAFVGITFLTLLFKYALITGLARFTIATGTDIFTGLGTIPGPKNWVIWMMNGILYIEIFMLGYSSQIVVRLFNELFGVNLNPFHVIIGIFGLLFLLVALDSYWFFREILIRAILFIMLGFGLLILSITIPIDELTAGIIPDLNTYIGVYETGIILSSVGSGFSLLFYSVWMVSHLRGKVSEQEKPEILRRARIDAGLGMAILFLLCGLFYSIGYVFFYEHGLGAPEPDLTLEAIFTVMNLGIYGNMIFAGVCITALFCSLLGGLYGRAQVLEVTLPRTIPGFFMSKKKYLCIVFVLVLSAVFSDFFFTQTMVREFIAIRMILFSILGILLIWIDRSLHVQDRGSVWWYIIMATGTVASFIIGINLIERYIQIPFSFLLNL from the coding sequence ATGGATAACCCGGTTCAGGAAAAAAGAGGTACATACCCCTTACCAGGACCTGGATTACTTATTGCATTATCTTCGAGTGGATGGGTTGGGCTTCTTTCTCTCATCTCATTTGGAGCTGATAGTGGATATGCATTTGTAGGAATAACATTCCTCACCCTTCTTTTCAAATATGCGCTCATTACCGGACTAGCTCGATTCACCATCGCAACAGGAACAGACATTTTCACAGGTCTTGGGACAATCCCAGGTCCGAAAAACTGGGTTATCTGGATGATGAATGGAATTTTATACATAGAAATTTTCATGCTCGGATATTCATCCCAAATAGTTGTCAGGCTGTTCAATGAATTGTTCGGGGTGAATCTCAATCCGTTTCATGTCATCATCGGTATATTTGGGCTCTTGTTTCTACTTGTTGCCCTTGATTCATACTGGTTTTTCAGAGAGATACTCATCCGTGCCATACTCTTTATTATGCTCGGATTTGGACTACTCATCCTCTCAATAACCATACCAATAGACGAACTTACTGCTGGAATCATTCCTGATTTAAATACCTATATTGGTGTATATGAAACAGGAATAATACTCAGCAGCGTTGGATCTGGATTTTCTCTCCTCTTTTATTCGGTTTGGATGGTAAGCCACCTGAGAGGAAAGGTATCAGAACAAGAAAAACCAGAAATTCTACGTCGTGCCAGAATCGATGCAGGACTTGGAATGGCAATCCTCTTTCTTCTCTGTGGACTTTTTTATTCAATAGGTTATGTATTTTTTTACGAACACGGTCTAGGAGCACCTGAACCTGACCTGACCCTTGAAGCAATATTTACAGTTATGAACCTAGGGATATATGGGAACATGATTTTTGCCGGTGTCTGCATCACTGCCTTATTTTGCAGTCTCCTTGGTGGATTATATGGACGGGCACAGGTTCTAGAAGTAACACTTCCCCGGACAATTCCTGGATTTTTCATGTCAAAAAAGAAATATCTCTGTATTGTGTTTGTTCTTGTGTTATCTGCAGTATTTTCTGACTTTTTCTTTACCCAGACGATGGTTCGGGAATTCATTGCCATCAGGATGATTCTGTTTAGTATTCTTGGAATCCTCCTCATATGGATAGATAGAAGTCTTCATGTGCAGGACCGTGGATCAGTATGGTGGTATATTATCATGGCAACCGGAACAGTTGCATCGTTCATTATCGGGATAAACCTGATAGAAAGATATATTCAGATACCGTTCTCCTTCCTTCTTAATCTATAG
- a CDS encoding condensation domain-containing protein: MLQSPVRHPASAFDLFNVLYECLYEPSMHVVFQGTGEISVERLKTATLRLVAANPYLHTKFTIINDIPFWEELPKDLWERAFVIDSGIEPVPPDHMPLPLDVYSGPQIRVTLFQREGEDSNRICVTCHHGFCDARAILYLSRELFDLYHRLAREPDYIPEPVGLYDRTSRALLATYTEEELKHADANAQIFEDNWRFPNENTGRGIPKLAYLTLPETRMSAIKAYGKSHGASVHDILIAVFYLAMIRIRDNPQDYDSFRGILTSADMRRLLPATDIIYPMNYSIAFEIQLRIFEGAGLSDIIGNVTTELKYRKEGGLGPSSFTLFEDLHKNGISAVRTFFEGMNSKYESTGLKNPVLSNIGVIDLDWFNPQRKIDSHVLTLTDAWIIPCVSWPYCFLTVASTCNNRLTLIIGYEEGPYSKDTIEKFLKLMDVLLP; this comes from the coding sequence ATGCTCCAATCACCAGTAAGACATCCTGCATCTGCTTTTGATCTCTTCAATGTCTTATACGAATGTCTCTATGAACCCTCAATGCATGTCGTCTTTCAAGGTACTGGTGAAATCTCCGTTGAACGCTTAAAAACAGCAACCCTTCGGCTGGTAGCTGCAAATCCCTACCTTCATACGAAATTCACCATAATTAATGATATCCCGTTCTGGGAAGAATTACCCAAAGATTTATGGGAACGAGCCTTTGTTATTGATTCAGGAATAGAACCGGTACCTCCTGATCACATGCCCCTCCCCCTCGATGTGTATAGCGGTCCACAAATACGGGTTACTCTGTTTCAGCGAGAGGGAGAGGATTCAAATAGGATTTGCGTAACATGTCATCATGGATTTTGTGATGCACGAGCTATCCTTTATCTATCCAGAGAACTCTTCGATCTTTATCATCGGTTAGCCAGAGAACCAGATTACATTCCAGAACCTGTGGGACTCTATGATCGAACCTCACGGGCTCTGCTAGCCACTTATACTGAAGAGGAATTGAAACATGCAGATGCAAATGCCCAGATATTCGAAGATAACTGGAGATTTCCAAATGAAAACACCGGACGGGGGATCCCAAAACTTGCATACCTGACATTACCAGAAACCAGAATGAGTGCCATCAAAGCATATGGTAAATCTCACGGGGCAAGTGTTCATGATATTCTTATTGCGGTATTTTACCTGGCAATGATACGGATACGTGATAATCCACAGGATTATGATTCTTTCCGGGGGATTTTAACATCTGCTGATATGCGACGGCTGCTCCCGGCTACTGATATTATCTATCCAATGAATTATTCAATTGCATTTGAAATACAACTCCGTATTTTTGAAGGTGCTGGTCTGTCAGATATCATCGGGAACGTGACAACAGAACTTAAATATCGAAAAGAAGGAGGTCTTGGACCTTCCAGTTTTACCCTGTTTGAGGATCTGCACAAAAATGGAATTTCAGCCGTCCGGACATTTTTTGAGGGTATGAATTCGAAATATGAATCAACCGGTCTAAAAAATCCGGTATTATCAAACATCGGAGTTATTGATTTGGATTGGTTTAATCCTCAAAGGAAGATTGATAGTCATGTTCTCACCCTGACAGATGCATGGATCATTCCCTGTGTCAGCTGGCCGTATTGTTTCCTAACTGTTGCATCAACATGTAATAACCGGCTCACGCTCATAATAGGCTATGAAGAAGGGCCATATTCGAAAGATACGATTGAAAAATTTCTAAAACTCATGGATGTCCTTCTTCCCTGA
- a CDS encoding Fic family protein, translating into MRKLPEKIPKSIDQSLLPSIVTKYYENEEFRNLVNEYNEKYLYWDELKYRISDRNERNNVWVMMKTLRSMRSDLLQYSPILMRYTQLPEIIQNLHRFDTYLSGHIQIHNRDLKLDGRFIVNSLIEESISSSLLEGAVTTRREAREMLEKKKMPRNDGEQMVMNNYETLHLIKKYLNKPLTPDFILEIQRTVTKETIPDEDVGSFRNNNEIKIMDTVYGTIHHIPPDFKNIHSLMDDVCDYVNRTNDSSFIHPIIKGIVLHFLIGYIHPFNDGNGRTARSLFYWYTLSHGYWFMEYLSISPEILRTKNQYALAYLYSEYDDLDLTYFIRYNLECLNLAFQEFIRYAESVQELQLNAQMISRSIEGLTQRQAEILTDMNENPNYEYTISQISEKFVIARESARTDLLHLHDMNLISKVRRGKTFYFYVDLENLKYIDRINSGNPEY; encoded by the coding sequence ATGAGAAAATTACCTGAAAAAATACCAAAATCAATCGATCAATCGCTTCTTCCATCCATCGTTACAAAATATTATGAAAATGAAGAATTTAGAAACCTCGTTAATGAATATAATGAGAAGTACCTCTATTGGGATGAATTAAAATATCGAATCTCTGACCGAAATGAAAGAAATAATGTCTGGGTAATGATGAAAACTCTCCGGAGTATGCGTTCAGATCTCCTGCAATATTCGCCAATTCTGATGAGATATACGCAATTGCCTGAAATTATTCAGAATCTTCATCGATTTGATACATATTTGTCCGGGCATATCCAAATTCATAACCGGGATTTGAAATTAGATGGCAGGTTTATTGTAAATTCTTTAATTGAAGAGTCTATTTCTTCTAGTTTATTAGAGGGGGCTGTCACTACTAGAAGAGAAGCAAGAGAAATGCTGGAAAAGAAAAAGATGCCTCGAAATGATGGTGAACAGATGGTGATGAATAATTATGAGACTCTGCACCTGATTAAAAAATATCTGAATAAACCACTTACACCAGATTTTATTCTTGAAATTCAAAGAACCGTTACAAAAGAAACCATTCCTGATGAGGATGTCGGATCTTTTCGAAATAATAATGAAATAAAGATAATGGATACAGTATATGGGACAATTCATCACATTCCCCCGGATTTTAAAAATATACACTCATTGATGGATGATGTGTGTGATTATGTCAACAGAACCAACGACTCATCATTTATTCATCCAATCATAAAAGGGATAGTATTACATTTTTTAATCGGGTATATTCATCCTTTTAATGATGGGAATGGGAGAACTGCAAGAAGTCTTTTTTACTGGTATACTTTGTCTCATGGGTATTGGTTCATGGAATATCTTTCAATTTCCCCAGAAATTTTACGAACAAAAAATCAATATGCACTCGCATATTTGTATTCCGAATATGATGATCTCGACCTGACCTACTTTATCCGGTATAATCTTGAATGTTTGAACCTGGCATTCCAGGAATTTATCAGGTATGCAGAATCAGTTCAGGAATTGCAATTGAATGCTCAGATGATCTCTCGTTCTATTGAAGGATTAACACAGAGGCAGGCTGAAATCCTAACTGATATGAACGAAAATCCAAATTATGAATACACTATTTCTCAAATTTCTGAAAAGTTTGTCATTGCCAGAGAGAGTGCAAGAACTGATTTACTTCATCTGCATGATATGAACCTGATATCTAAAGTCAGAAGAGGAAAAACGTTTTATTTCTATGTTGACCTTGAAAATCTGAAATATATTGATAGGATAAATTCTGGTAATCCAGAATATTAA
- a CDS encoding DUF2637 domain-containing protein, producing MHKKTESLVPAATGTLTLAVALCSFVFSFESLRSSAVEAGFDPLLAWCWPICIDALLISGSLMALLGNSPRITFSIRVDFFTVVDIFNIRVFSLQTTNIPPKNK from the coding sequence ATCCATAAAAAAACCGAATCACTCGTCCCAGCTGCAACCGGAACCCTCACCCTGGCCGTAGCCCTCTGTTCCTTCGTCTTCTCCTTTGAGAGCCTCCGATCATCGGCAGTCGAAGCCGGATTTGATCCTCTTCTCGCCTGGTGTTGGCCGATATGTATTGATGCCCTCCTCATCTCCGGGTCGCTCATGGCCCTCCTGGGAAATAGTCCAAGGATCACCTTCAGCATTCGGGTGGATTTTTTCACCGTCGTTGATATCTTCAATATTCGGGTATTCTCACTTCAAACAACAAACATCCCCCCCAAAAATAAGTAA